One window of the Canis aureus isolate CA01 chromosome 17, VMU_Caureus_v.1.0, whole genome shotgun sequence genome contains the following:
- the LOC144288100 gene encoding nucleoside diphosphate kinase, mitochondrial-like — protein sequence MTKSCPGCAQPGSDPSPAERRLAGAAGRDSRVRAGSEASIGTFTAASSLRLDCFPHHISCWKVNLGLNLLETGSSGPRAGVMGGVLGRASLPGLLSGPWAPGPSLLAHPNSGGSSWTRERTLVAVKPDGVQRRLVGDVIQRFERRGFKLVGMKMLQAPERVLAEHHHDLQRKPFYPPLISYMTSGPVVAMVWEGPSVVCSSRTMIGHTDSAEATPGTIRGDFSIHISRNIIHASDSVEGARREIQLWFQSSELVDWADKNHESSIYAA from the exons ATGACCAAGTCCTGCCCAGGATGCGCTCAGCCAGGAAGCGACCCATCCCCCGCGGAAAGGCGCCTGGCAGGTGCAGCCGGCAGGGACTCCCGGGTTCGTGCAGGCTCCGAGGCATCTATCGGCACCTTCACAGCTG CCTCCTCCCTCCGACTGGACTGCTTCCCTCATCACATCAGCTGCTGGAAGGTCAATCTTGGCTTAAACCTTCTAGAAACAGGCTCCAGCGGCCCGCGGGCCGGGGTCATGGGTGGCGTCTTGGGGCGCGCCTCGCTGCCGGGGCTGCTGAGTGGCCCGTGGGCCCCCGGACCGAGCCTGCTCGCGCACCCCAACTCGGGAGGGTCCTCCTGGACTCGAGAGCGGACCCTGGTTGCAGTGAAGCCGGATGGGGTGCAGCGGCGGCTTGTGGGGGACGTGATCCAGCGCTTTGAGAGGAGGGGCTTCAAGCTGGTGGGGATGAAGATGCTGCAGGCGCCAGAGAGAGTCCTTGCTGAGCACCACCATGACCTGCAGAGGAAGCCCTTCTACCCACCGCTCATCAGCTACATGACCTCCGGCCCCGTGGTGGCCATGGTCTGGGAAGGCCCCAGTGTGGTGTGCTCCTCGAGGACCATGATAGGACACACCGACTCAGCTGAGGCCACCCCCGGCACCATCAGGGGGGACTTCAGCATCCACATCAGCAGGAACATCATTCACGCCAGCGACTCCGTGGAGGGGGCCCGGAGGGAGATCCAGCTATGGTTTCAGAGCAGTGAGCTGGTGGACTGGGCAGACAAAAACCACGAGAGCAGCATCTACGCAGCCTGA